The Mus pahari unplaced genomic scaffold, PAHARI_EIJ_v1.1 scaffold_8012_1, whole genome shotgun sequence genomic interval TtagtatttgtatataaaatatttatgacattTATTGCATTTTGGGATATCTGCCACATATGGGGTGGACCTCGGGGTATCTATCTCTCCCAGATGGGGCATGCTATTTCTATTTATCACGGAGTCATtaaacatgcaaatatacacaaaCGACCCACTGTTCCTGCATATAGAAACATAATCTGGGGTATAAATTCAAATGTATGCAAATGAGATATGAATATTCCAGAGTCCACTGGATATGCAAATGGAATGCATGCAAATGAATGGTGAGTATGTAGATGAGGTTAGGAATATTAACATACCTGACTGCACACAACAGGAAAAGAACGAATTTCCGTGGGCCCAAGCAAATGTATGCGAATGAACTGTGAATATTCACAGACATGCAAGTagaaatgaatgagaaagaaGTAAGGATAATATAATCATGCAAAGCAGTGTAGAGATTAATGAGATAGATGTAAAGAAGTCATAATATACcttacatatacattatatattattaagtATAGTAATCTtatttaatacataatatattttatttacattaatatttaaatgaacatttgttaaaaaaattgatatgaaaagaacaaaataatgcTAAATAGATaataatgaattatatatattattaatatattaatgttacttaaaatatatcatatatttttacattattatttaatGAATATGCTTTAAATCTTGataaagaaataagtaatattaaaaaataagtggATTACGTATACAATTAtcagtatattaaaataatttaatatgatatattataatttattttattatatgactattaaaatattaataaagaactAAATATTAAATTCATAATACATGAATTATATACATTattaacaatatatttatatcatttaatagatgacatattatatatattatatatattatttaatgaataaagaataaaataatattaaatgatgaattatgtatattattttatcagtatATTAATATCATTTAATACATATCAGTCACTCAGCACACACGTGTCAGAGTGCATACATGTCAAACGTTATGCATGTCAATCAGTACACACGTGTAGATCAGAAacagaagctgagacagggggattatCCCAGCAGGGCATCTGGGTCAGCCCgggatacacaaacacacacattcagacgCCGCGTCTCGAGCAAGTCGTTGCtgccacacacatgtgtgtttattgAGCCCAGCGCTCCCTGCGTAGAAAGTGCACAGTGTCAGTCATCCCCCTGCTGTACATCGCCTCCAGCATCCGCCGGTCTGGCGGGAACAGTGCCTGCCGCACACGCATCAGGTTGGGCATGGAGACCTGCGGGGAGAGAAAGCATTGACACGCTTCCTGGGCATCACAGGAAGAGAAGGCATGGGGCATAGGTGGCCCCCAGATAGGgccaatccccctgcctcagctgcctgagGTGTGTACATCCATGttgtgtatgtaatgtgtgttTAAACTGTAGTGTGTACCGTGTACAAGTACATGTGGCACGTGTGTTACACACGTGTATGATTAGTCACTTGTGagacacacatgccacacaggTATGATTAATCATCTGCTGGATGTACAAACGATACATGCGTGTAGCCACATGCGAACCACACGTGCTACACACGTGTGCTTTTTCACGTGCAGGATACACACATGACAAACATGTTACATACTTGTGTGGAGATTACATGTACGTGTTGTTGGTCACATGAAAGATCACATGTTACATACACTTGTGTACATTAGACACACACTGACCCATGCTGTAGTTTATAATGTGTACATGAACATGCTATGCACATGGTACGCttggtgcacatgcatgtcatGCTGTATGTCACTCATTCCTGGGACACACGCAGAGTGTGTCCCATGTTGTAACTTGCTGGATAGCTGTGTTAATTACATGACTACACTTGAGTAACCCCGTCATGAACGCGGCACTACATGTAACATGTGTGATGCACACGTGACATCCCATGTGTCACACACACGTGGGTCTCGCCTGAAATGTGTCCCAGGACTTACTGTGACATCCTGGTTGGcgactctcacacacacaccaggccacACTGCATCCCGCGGCGACACGTCTGCCCGTCCCCTGAAGGGCGAGAaggtcacagtgtgtcccatggGTAGTAAGGGGAGGCTGTCCGTCAGGCCACCGTCCACCCAGAGCTGTGGGGCAGGCACATGCGTGTCGGGGGTCACACGTGTCTGAGGTCACACGTGTGTGTGGGTCATATGTGTGTCAGAGGTCACAAGTATTTTGGGGGTCACATTAGTGTTGGGGCTCACACGCATGCAGGGGGACACACACGTGTTAGGGGTCACATGTATGTCGGGGTTCACATGCGTGTTGGGTGTCACACATGTGTTGGGGGTCATATGTGTGTCAGAGGGTCACATGCATGTCAGGGGTCACACACATGTCAGGGGTCACATGCTGTCACAGAGGTcacatgtgtgttgggggtcatACTTGTGGTGGAGGTCATGGGGGTCACACATATGTCAGGGGTCACAGGGTCGTGACTAGGCACCCGGCCCTACCCTGCCCATGTGCTCCACGGGCTTGAGTCCCGCGTACACTGGAATGAAGCAGCTTGCCAGGAGAACCTGCATGGGAAAGAACACGGGTCACGCACATGTGATTTACATGCCAGCCACCAACGTCATGGAACACGCCCCTACCACACGGACACACCTCTCATGCTGAAACACATGCGTGACCACATCCCTCACACACTGACAAGTGTGCAGCCCCACCGTATGCAGGCCCCACCACCCCTATGCCCAGCCCCTGACCTGTGTGATCACACTTGACCACGTCCCTTAAATGTGACCACGCCCTACACACGGAGACACGCCCCCAAGCTGGGACATGTGTGATCATGCCCCTTACACGTGTGCAGTCCCACTGTGTGCATGCCCTGCCCCCCTGACTCACCTTGATGAGCTCATCTCTGGAGTGGAAGTTGCTCAGCAGCaggttctccccaccccacacacgtGTGAGCGACACGTACAGCCGACCCTGGGCCAGCGTGTGCGCgtgcagggggagcagggagtcGATGGCGGACCTGCACGCGTGAGGACGCGGGGTCACGGGGTCAAACGGGGTTCACACAGGTCAAGGGGGGGAAATGGGGGGTCACACAGGGGCTCACAGGAGTCAAGGGGAGACATGGGGGGATACAAAGAAAACAGGATCACAGGTGTCATGGGGGTCACACGGGGAGAGGGTATTAGGGGTCACAGGGTCCACGGGGGTTGTAGGGAACACAGGGTCACATGGTTAACAGGGGGGACCCAGGTGTCAGGGGTTTACAGAGGTCAAGGGGGATGTGTGGGGTCACGGGTGGTATGGGGTCAAGCAGGGGTCACAGGGTATGCGGGAATACACGGGGGTCATGGGGAGACACTGTGGTCACAAGGGTCACAGGGACATAGGTGTCGGGGAGGAACATAGGGGGCCATGGATCGCAGGGCTCACAGGGGTCACGGGGTTCATGGGGGAGACACAGGGGTCATGGAGTGTCAAGGGGATCACTGGGATCATGCAGGGGTCACAGGGGTCAGGGACACGCGACTGGCCacacccacctcagcctccccatGAGGTTGAACCCAGGCGTCACAGGTCCCAGTGCTTGTGTCCTCGCCTCCTCCGCGACAGAGAACAGGAACCTGGCGCCGTCCTGCAGGCGTGAGGTCACGTGAGGGCGCGTGCCTTGCGCCTGCGTGCACGCTTGAGCGTGTCAGGTGTGAGGTGTCCGGGTTATGTGCGACCACATCACACATGCGGACCCACGGAGCGCAAGCCCCACCCCGCGCGCGCAGGATAGGCCCCGCCCCCTCACCTCCAGCCGCCCGGGTGATGTCAGCAGCACTGCGGCCGTCACCGCCCCCGCAGACGCCCCCGCCATCGCCGTGACGTCACGCAGCAGGCCCCGCCCGCGCGTGCGCAGCGCCGCCGCAGCCCCAAGGTGGTAAAGGCCCAGGAACCCGCAGGCCGAGAAGGACAGGTGCAAGGCACGCGTGCGCGGCATGGCGGCGCTCCCAGGATGCTCCGCGTTGGCGCCGGGAACCTGAGGCCACGTCCCCGCTGCTGACCTGGGAGAGCAGGAGACACCGGAAGGGGCGGGGTAAGAGTTTCTGCTCTTGCCTGGAGACGTCGCTGGGTCACTTCCGGGTtccctggggagggggagggtttcCGACTGCGACCCCGCCCCCTGACACTCTGTGACTCTTGGACCCGCCCTCTCCGCGTCAATCACAAGGTGCTTGGCAACGCCACTCACCGTGACGTCACTCAGTCTGTCCATCACAGCACGAGGCACCTTGCTTGTGTCTCTGTCGCCAGGCGACAGTAAACCCCGCCCCCTGACGTAACTCGCAGCCCCGCCTCACCCCATATCTGTCAGTCACAGCCCTGGGCGCCAAGATAGCGTCACCGCCCCCTCAGCATCCATCACAGCCCAGGTCCACAGGCTGCATCCTCTTCGTGATGTACACTCGGTTGGTCGCCGACCACACTTTCGGGCCAGTCTTCCCCCTCGTCACTCAAGAACTCGCGATTGGCACCGCCCCCAATCGATGACGTTGGCTTCCTCTACACTTCAGGGTTAACAAAGCGTACTGTCAATCAccgccaggagactgctccctcAGCGTCTCAGATTCCACCCCGCGACGTCACACCGAAAATCCTACCCAACCCGCGAAGTCCCCGCCCACTGTGGTCACTGGGTGACCCCCCCTCCAGGAGTCCCTGCCACCTGTGCGCACCCGGAGATCCCGCCCCCGAGTGTCTGCCCCCTGCCATCATCTGGAAACCCTGCCCTCTGATGTTAGAAGGAGACCAAGCACAGAGGCGTGCTGTCCCTGTGTCCCCTCCATTGTTAAAGGTCATACTTCTGTGAAGACGAACTTAGAGAAGTGAtattttttgttaattatgaCGCATTTTAGACCCTTTCAGCTTGCCATTGTGATAGGAGAACTGTGGAATGGGAAGCATTTAGTGAAGCTGCAAACTTTCAATGTTGTTTTTGGAAGTGGTATTTTCTAGGAAGTAGTATAATCAAAGCCTTTGGCTCCCGTTTCATCTATTCAGAATTCTCTGAGTCCAGGACCTCCATAAGAACTGGAAACCGAGGCCAGTCTCTGAGAAAAATAAGGTACATGCCAATATCAATAGTTTTACCGATCCCTTCCAAAACTAAATGATAATGGCATGTTGAGAAATCTCcaagcatttttaattttattctttttttaattctttaatcttatttttacagTCCCCACCCTGGTCTGCCCCCCTGActcttcctcatcccatacctacTCCACCATTTCCAATAGGGTATCGACACCTCCCAACCCCTATAAATTCCCaattcctggggcctcaagtttctagGGGGTTAGAtctgtcttctcccactgaggccagacaaggaagtcctATTCTGTATAAGTGTCAGGGTCCTCATGCCAGCTGGTGTATGATGCCCGGTTAGCGGCATAATGTCCAAGAGATCTTGGTTGTCCAGAGAGTTGAGACTGCAGGTCATCCTGTGGGTCAAGCCCCTCTTCACTTATTCCAGCCATCaactaattcaaccacaaggttctccagcttctgtccatcGTTGACTGTAATATTTTTTGTATTTGAGAGCAGAACAAGAACATTTCCAACTGAGAATACAGACCAGTAACTTGAAGAAGAGCTGATAAAAACAGGCAGCATTCTGTCCTGTGTGTGCTCctactggaaaaaagaaaaattgttctgATGTCGTATTTGTTGATCCTTTAGGTCGTTTCTCTGATTGATTGTTTGATTTGATAGATGGTTTCTAtttgtagccttgtctgtcctgggactcactttctATAGAAGGTCATAGATTCCATTGCCTAATCCATTTTTATTGGAAGATACCAAGAAAGAAATCTACGTGAAAGcaaaaatgatgaataaaatttgaataataaCTTGAGAACTTTATTTCTTccagaggaaacaaagaaagtaaaCGAGGAAAGATTTTATGAAGAATGAACACAAGATTGGTAGATACGATATTTCTAGACATCGCTAGAGGAATCAGTGAGAATTATTCCGAAACTAGATATGTGCACTGTAACCAAATAATTGGAAGCTGTGTACCAACTTGACGTTTGACAGAATTCCTGAGTTATGTGTTCAGATATATGATTTATTCCTGACTCTTTGGATAGAATTTCTGTCTGGTCTTAATAAAATGATGTAAATCCTGGGTGCATCTGAGCATCCCTGCACTGGATGCCAAGATGGAGAAGATCTCCATAGCCAGCATGACCTTGCCCTTGGTGCTATGGTAGACAGGAAGGAAGGTGACCCAGACACTACAGAACACTAGCATGCTGAAGGTCAAGAACTTGGCTTCATTGAATGTGTCAGGCAGATTCTTTGCCAAGAAAGCCACAGTGAAGCTTCCAAGGGCCAGGCAGGCCAAGTATCTTAGGACACAGTAGAATGCAGTAACTGAGCCCTTTGTTGCACACAATGGTGATGTGGCCATGCTCAGAGTGTTCATCAATATCAacaaagggaggagaaactgctaaCCATATTGCACACAGAGTACATTGTAACAAGGAACATAAGGGAATAATGTAGTTGGGTGCTCCTGAAACCAGGAAGCTCCTCAACCATCTTCCAGGTTCTgtgactttgaaagccagaaccaCAGTGATTGTTTTGGCCAGAACTGTGGAAACAGCCACTGTGAATGCTATTCCAAATGTGATTTGCTGTAAGATACAAGTTTCCCTGGTAGGATGaccaatgaagaaaaaggaacaaagaaaacagaacatgagTGACATGAGTAATAGGTAGCTGAGGATTCTGTTATTGGCCTTCACAATAGGAGTGTCATGGTGCTTCACAAAGACCCAAAGTACCACAGCTGTGaatgcagagaaacagaaggctATTGAGGCAAGAGCCATCCCCAAGGGGTCTCCATAGCTTAGAAAGATCACACCTTTCTGAATGCATGAGTTTTGTTCTGTGTTGGCATACTGTTATTCTGGACAATTCATACACTCCTCCATATctgaaatcaaaaggaaaatttagTTAGTACTGCTTCAGGAATTTATTGACAAGATATTTCAGGTAAGGGTGTTGGAAGAAACCTTTCAATATTGCCTTTGATGCTAAGAATGTAATTTAATGGGAACAGCTGAGCACAATTGCTTTCCATTTGTAATGTTAAAAAAGATTTGAGGcaaaataaaaattggaattatttctttgtttatgcaCCTTTGATGTCTCTATCATTTATAATGTTATCAGAAAGCAAAGATTTCCTAAACCATTTTGTGGCTCTACGCTGATATCAAATTATTGGATTCAAAATAGATAAAATCATAAAGTACAGTGTGGTTGggtatattttacaaatacagaGNCCTACACTCACTGTTTCCTAAGAGCATGActgttttatgaattaatttcCTATGATACATTGAGACTCTGATGTATACTGGGAGAAGACCTAGTAAGAGGAAATTGAGAATTCAGTAGCTCAAACTCG includes:
- the Pnpla4 gene encoding patatin-like phospholipase domain-containing protein 4 isoform X1, which codes for MAGASAGAVTAAVLLTSPGRLEDGARFLFSVAEEARTQALGPVTPGFNLMGRLRFSWQAASFQCTRDSSPWSTWAGGRADVSPRDAVWPGVCVRVANQDVTVSMPNLMRVRQALFPPDRRMLEAMYSRGMTDTVHFLRRERWAQ
- the Pnpla4 gene encoding patatin-like phospholipase domain-containing protein 4 isoform X2, translated to MGRLRSAIDSLLPLHAHTLAQGRLYVSLTRVWGGENLLLSNFHSRDELIKVLLASCFIPVYAGLKPVEHMGRGTGRRVAAGCSVAWCVCESRQPGCHSLHAQPDACAAGTVPARPADAGGDVQQGDD